One segment of Niabella beijingensis DNA contains the following:
- a CDS encoding SGNH/GDSL hydrolase family protein — MKKVLGQIMFLWLLLTVSYNTPAQTTAEKDKIAASQAGASPLYFKATAADIPLIEPGKFYNEAECSQRGGLPGFFDKIRQGKEIVMAFIGGSITQANLCYRLQTARYLEQLYPSARFKWINAGVSGTGTDLGAFRIREQVLQHKPDLVFIEFAVNGAYPDAMEGMIRQILKTDPSTDVCLLYTIQNGQAAFYQKNEIPPNIKGLERVAEYYGLPSVHLGMEAARLEAAGKLIWKGGPQAVPDKILFSEDGIHPVTAGGNLYAAAIARAFQKMKTHAPAKKKGLPAPVITATWDDATMIDPAIAAVSNNGWSRHATEPDPALKKFSPWFETVFTADKPGAAFRFRFNGDLFGIFDIGGPEVGQLEFMVDGKPDGKPVKLSREKQGSFIYYQANDRASNNVLNRFNAYCNNRYRGQFDVVKLEPGVHDVTVTVSSKKADKLQILPEDKREDIQQHPEKYDRSVIYLGRILIRGKVIR, encoded by the coding sequence ATGAAAAAGGTTCTAGGGCAAATAATGTTTCTGTGGCTTTTGTTAACGGTATCTTACAATACACCGGCACAAACAACAGCGGAAAAAGATAAAATAGCGGCTTCGCAGGCGGGCGCCTCACCGCTTTATTTTAAAGCCACTGCTGCAGATATACCGCTGATTGAGCCCGGCAAATTTTATAATGAAGCCGAATGTTCGCAGCGCGGAGGACTGCCCGGTTTTTTTGATAAGATCCGGCAGGGAAAAGAAATCGTAATGGCCTTTATCGGGGGCAGCATTACCCAGGCCAATCTTTGCTACCGGTTACAAACGGCCCGGTACCTGGAGCAGTTATACCCGTCTGCCCGGTTTAAGTGGATCAATGCAGGTGTTTCCGGCACCGGAACAGACCTGGGTGCGTTCCGGATCAGAGAACAGGTATTACAACATAAACCGGACCTGGTCTTTATTGAATTTGCCGTAAACGGGGCATATCCGGATGCCATGGAAGGGATGATCCGGCAGATCCTAAAAACGGATCCGTCCACAGACGTCTGCCTGTTGTACACCATACAAAATGGACAAGCGGCATTCTATCAAAAAAATGAAATACCACCCAATATTAAAGGACTGGAACGCGTTGCGGAATATTATGGATTGCCTTCCGTTCATCTGGGGATGGAAGCTGCCCGCCTGGAAGCCGCCGGAAAACTGATCTGGAAGGGAGGCCCGCAGGCGGTTCCGGATAAGATCTTATTTTCAGAAGACGGTATTCATCCGGTTACGGCGGGGGGCAACCTGTATGCAGCGGCCATTGCAAGGGCATTTCAAAAAATGAAAACACACGCACCGGCAAAAAAGAAAGGGCTCCCGGCACCTGTTATTACTGCAACCTGGGATGACGCCACTATGATAGATCCGGCAATTGCGGCTGTTTCAAATAATGGCTGGTCGCGGCATGCAACAGAACCGGATCCCGCGCTGAAAAAATTCAGTCCCTGGTTTGAGACGGTGTTTACGGCAGATAAACCGGGAGCTGCGTTTCGTTTTCGCTTTAATGGAGACCTGTTCGGCATCTTTGATATTGGCGGCCCGGAAGTGGGGCAACTGGAGTTTATGGTGGATGGCAAACCGGATGGCAAACCGGTAAAGCTCAGCAGGGAAAAACAGGGCAGTTTTATTTATTACCAGGCAAACGATAGGGCATCGAACAACGTGCTGAACCGCTTCAATGCCTATTGCAATAACCGCTACCGGGGACAGTTTGATGTGGTGAAGCTGGAGCCCGGTGTGCATGATGTAACGGTGACCGTTTCTTCAAAGAAAGCAGATAAGCTACAGATCCTTCCGGAAGATAAACGGGAGGATATTCAACAGCATCCGGAGAAATACGACCGGTCGGTCATTTACCTGGGACGGAT
- a CDS encoding glycerophosphoryl diester phosphodiesterase: MKHRFLYLFFLLLLSGAVTEICGQQAPYRLKNGRLGLEWQKTGDGFMLKKLEVYKENKWVRLPGVLGQYTLLYAADQPGTAAGNLTDAAGKTITFPEPEYRYVIPKWKEATSAVSLNREGTATVFYPSFCAITQQGLVFRQQGGPADLKATWELDPANENDIKVTLQLVAHKAGYYSIASPALFTGDKDRFSWAIIPGIFQGNRINNNFVDAYAYGHGVPALPVVARERTAAALTSILTTKEGVTLSVTAAPGTGRDPWAGNKLTQSDWLLGLSMINRQGQLTPTLYHPVLGQKKSFLNPGDTVTFEFRYTVTTGDWYQTYQHVVNDIYRFDTFLQLKKSQEPLSDRISKLFHYVRSDSTSRWRVFDYKGMHIGAQEYLGGVYESEKDAVKNADYGAMWMLAHLTRDPVLLQKRLPEALNFKLAQQHTAPGFFKGAAAGQYYLYKSRRFTEEWGPYTEPIGTTYYLMLDIGNILLFEPDQPALKKELRQAADWLLEKMHPEGFWEVAYDNASHRPLFEDLKDYRPTFYGLLVAYKLLGDKKFLHAAIKAADWFIKNSVEQGFFLGVCGDTRFAPDFATGQSAQALLDLYEITKTSRYRQAAIQVAELYTTSVYSHPIPSTDKKQVEQRSLEDWQISQVGLSFEHGGIIGSANGHGPILLASHAGLFVRMFQLTKDSLFLKMARTAALGREAFVDAPTGVASYYWTAMNKGAGPYPHHAWWQVGWITDYLMAELSLRSNGQISFPAGFLAPKVGPHKTYGFSSGKIYGNEAELVMTDQLVTLNNPNIDYLCAIDRRTKKVYLFLLNNDDETQTTDLNLSQNATVGGIRITPGNAELLSEGKRLPAALKNAISIAPYGLRVYRFDYR, from the coding sequence ATGAAGCATCGATTTTTATACCTGTTTTTTTTGTTACTGCTTTCCGGTGCGGTTACGGAGATCTGCGGCCAGCAGGCACCTTACCGCTTAAAGAACGGCCGGTTAGGCCTGGAATGGCAAAAGACAGGAGACGGTTTTATGCTGAAAAAGCTGGAGGTATACAAAGAAAATAAATGGGTCCGCCTGCCCGGTGTACTGGGGCAGTATACATTGCTGTATGCCGCCGATCAGCCGGGTACAGCAGCCGGTAACCTGACGGATGCCGCCGGAAAAACGATCACATTCCCGGAACCGGAGTACCGGTACGTTATCCCGAAATGGAAGGAAGCAACTTCTGCTGTTTCACTGAACCGGGAAGGCACGGCAACCGTTTTTTATCCGTCGTTCTGTGCGATCACGCAGCAGGGCCTGGTTTTCCGCCAGCAGGGCGGTCCTGCAGATCTGAAAGCCACCTGGGAACTGGATCCGGCAAATGAGAACGATATTAAAGTGACCCTGCAGCTGGTGGCACATAAGGCCGGGTACTATTCTATTGCAAGCCCTGCGCTGTTTACAGGAGACAAAGACCGGTTCAGCTGGGCGATCATTCCGGGCATTTTCCAGGGGAACCGGATCAACAACAATTTTGTGGATGCCTATGCTTATGGTCATGGTGTTCCGGCCCTGCCGGTTGTGGCGCGTGAAAGGACCGCGGCTGCGCTTACATCGATCTTAACAACAAAGGAAGGCGTTACCCTGTCGGTTACTGCCGCCCCCGGAACCGGCCGTGATCCCTGGGCCGGCAATAAACTTACGCAATCCGACTGGTTGCTGGGATTATCGATGATCAACCGGCAGGGACAACTGACGCCCACTTTGTACCACCCGGTGCTGGGTCAGAAAAAATCCTTTCTGAACCCCGGTGATACGGTCACCTTTGAATTCCGGTATACCGTTACGACCGGCGACTGGTACCAGACATACCAGCATGTGGTAAATGATATCTACCGGTTTGATACGTTCCTTCAGTTGAAAAAGAGCCAGGAGCCGCTCTCAGACCGGATTTCAAAGCTCTTTCATTATGTAAGGAGCGACAGTACCTCCCGCTGGCGGGTATTTGATTACAAAGGAATGCATATCGGTGCACAGGAATACCTGGGCGGTGTTTATGAATCGGAGAAAGATGCGGTTAAAAATGCAGACTATGGGGCGATGTGGATGCTGGCGCATCTTACCCGCGATCCGGTATTACTGCAAAAACGCCTGCCGGAGGCACTGAATTTTAAACTTGCACAACAACATACAGCCCCCGGTTTTTTCAAAGGCGCTGCAGCGGGTCAGTATTATTTGTACAAATCCCGGCGCTTCACAGAAGAATGGGGACCTTATACAGAGCCGATAGGAACCACTTATTATTTAATGCTGGATATCGGAAATATACTTTTATTTGAACCGGATCAGCCGGCGCTGAAAAAAGAATTGCGGCAGGCCGCCGACTGGCTGCTGGAAAAGATGCATCCGGAGGGCTTTTGGGAAGTGGCTTATGATAATGCCTCCCACCGGCCGTTGTTCGAAGATCTTAAAGACTACCGCCCTACATTCTATGGATTGCTGGTGGCCTACAAATTGCTGGGCGATAAAAAATTTCTGCATGCTGCCATAAAAGCCGCCGACTGGTTTATAAAGAACAGTGTGGAGCAGGGCTTTTTCCTCGGCGTATGTGGTGATACGCGCTTTGCGCCGGATTTTGCTACGGGACAGAGTGCCCAGGCATTGCTGGATCTGTACGAGATCACAAAAACATCCCGTTACCGGCAAGCCGCCATCCAGGTGGCGGAACTGTACACCACCTCCGTGTACTCCCATCCCATACCATCAACAGATAAAAAGCAGGTGGAGCAGCGAAGCCTTGAAGACTGGCAGATCAGCCAGGTCGGGCTCAGTTTCGAACACGGCGGAATTATCGGTTCTGCCAATGGCCATGGTCCTATTTTACTGGCCAGTCATGCGGGCCTGTTTGTGCGGATGTTCCAGCTTACAAAGGATTCCCTATTCCTGAAAATGGCGCGTACTGCGGCTTTGGGCCGGGAAGCATTTGTAGATGCCCCAACGGGAGTAGCGTCTTATTACTGGACAGCAATGAATAAAGGGGCCGGCCCTTACCCGCATCACGCCTGGTGGCAGGTCGGGTGGATCACGGATTATTTAATGGCAGAGCTTTCATTGCGCTCAAACGGGCAGATCTCCTTTCCTGCCGGTTTCCTGGCTCCTAAAGTAGGACCGCATAAAACCTATGGATTCAGTTCGGGAAAAATATATGGTAATGAAGCGGAGCTGGTGATGACCGATCAGCTGGTAACACTGAACAACCCCAACATCGATTATTTATGTGCAATCGATCGGCGCACAAAGAAAGTCTATCTTTTTCTTTTAAATAACGATGACGAAACACAGACCACAGATCTGAACCTGAGTCAGAATGCAACAGTAGGCGGCATAAGGATCACGCCAGGGAATGCAGAATTGCTGTCGGAAGGAAAGCGTCTTCCTGCTGCATTAAAGAATGCGATAAGCATTGCACCCTACGGGCTCCGGGTATATCGTTTTGATTACCGCTAA
- a CDS encoding DUF5017 domain-containing protein: protein MKKRYVPLLLFVLFASCKKRYELESLDSFTVTADKTSYRAGDTIRFTFTGHPDNVVYWSGEHGHVYEYRNRTFAEGNKIQLNFKSFSQYGIADPSTLKLLVSTDFSGVYDSASIRSATWEDITGKAVLSTGADQTPSGDIDLSEFAARNKKISIAFRFKTETVKTEVTQNRWVIRSFDLNSINEAGENTVLANMATAGWTAFNFSGASSAWTVSSVQLLSGRNFVDLDDDWAVTKQFNPNSVMPDQGQPIKNISQKLNDYVAVYNNPGTYKVVFVANNSNVKDQQSVVKEITLNITAPEGE, encoded by the coding sequence ATGAAAAAAAGATATGTCCCTTTACTATTATTTGTCCTTTTTGCTTCCTGTAAAAAAAGGTACGAACTGGAATCACTCGATAGCTTTACAGTTACTGCTGATAAAACTTCGTATAGAGCGGGAGATACGATACGGTTCACCTTTACCGGTCATCCTGATAATGTTGTTTACTGGTCCGGCGAACACGGGCATGTTTATGAATACCGTAACCGGACATTTGCAGAAGGCAATAAGATCCAGCTGAATTTCAAAAGCTTTTCCCAGTATGGCATTGCAGATCCAAGCACTTTAAAACTGCTGGTATCAACCGACTTCAGCGGGGTCTATGATTCCGCCAGCATCCGTTCCGCAACCTGGGAAGACATTACCGGTAAAGCAGTGCTGTCAACCGGGGCAGACCAGACGCCTTCGGGCGATATTGACCTGAGTGAGTTTGCCGCCAGGAATAAAAAAATTTCCATCGCCTTCCGGTTTAAAACAGAGACAGTAAAAACAGAAGTGACACAGAACAGATGGGTGATCCGTTCATTCGATCTCAACAGCATAAATGAAGCCGGTGAAAACACCGTGCTGGCAAACATGGCCACAGCTGGATGGACCGCTTTTAATTTTAGCGGCGCATCCTCCGCATGGACCGTTTCGTCGGTACAGCTTTTGTCCGGAAGGAATTTTGTGGATCTTGATGATGACTGGGCAGTTACCAAACAGTTCAACCCCAACAGCGTAATGCCCGATCAGGGACAACCCATAAAAAACATCTCGCAAAAACTAAACGATTATGTTGCGGTTTACAATAACCCGGGTACTTATAAGGTGGTGTTTGTAGCCAATAACTCCAACGTAAAGGATCAGCAGTCTGTAGTAAAAGAAATCACCCTGAACATTACGGCGCCAGAAGGGGAATAA
- a CDS encoding RagB/SusD family nutrient uptake outer membrane protein: MKRSFYIFLVIALTATACNKILDTTPQDFISPVNYYNTESDLESALAGVYDRLGDNRVYGQGMACYLVFSDEFFMKNQINGMNANIVDASTLEVNRHWEALYTGIERANMLLDNIDKAQQASEAKRNEVKGQALFLRAYYYFLLTDHYGPVPLKLHATKNPDETPLSGSPVKEIYEQIVKDMKEAEGLVKSVSDYGYNTRITKTTVQGMLTRVYLTMAGYPLRDVAKYADARSYADKVMQSGVHGLNPDFKQIYINHVKEAFDTKENLWEVEFKGTSQGEIQEGGTIGSYNGITCGNIDTGYGYDYVHATAKLYDAYAEGDQRRDWTVAPFRFVTTGTTVVRTNWAADQIYERSNGKWRREYELVLPRNQNMTGTNWPLLRYSDILLMFAEADNYLNSGPSAAAYEALNMVRRRGYGKDAHTPDVQADAPAGLSQQDFQELIMNERLREFAFEGIRKHDLIRWGVYVSVMQAQASEYQARMPAALKDPAIAQAQRITERAVVFPIPNSEMAVNPNIKQNPGW; the protein is encoded by the coding sequence ATGAAAAGGAGTTTTTATATATTTCTGGTTATAGCGCTGACCGCTACTGCCTGCAATAAGATCCTGGATACAACACCGCAGGATTTTATATCCCCCGTAAATTATTATAATACGGAAAGTGACCTGGAATCCGCGCTGGCCGGTGTATACGACCGCCTGGGGGATAACCGGGTCTATGGCCAGGGCATGGCCTGCTACCTGGTTTTTAGTGATGAGTTCTTTATGAAAAATCAGATCAACGGGATGAATGCCAATATTGTGGATGCCTCCACCCTGGAGGTCAACCGGCATTGGGAAGCGCTGTACACCGGTATCGAAAGAGCCAATATGCTGCTGGATAATATCGACAAGGCACAGCAGGCAAGCGAGGCCAAGCGCAATGAGGTAAAGGGGCAGGCCCTTTTTCTGAGAGCGTATTATTATTTTTTGCTGACCGATCATTATGGTCCGGTGCCTCTAAAACTGCATGCAACAAAAAATCCTGATGAAACACCATTATCAGGCAGCCCCGTGAAGGAAATTTATGAGCAGATCGTAAAAGACATGAAGGAAGCCGAGGGGCTGGTGAAATCTGTGTCTGACTACGGGTATAATACACGTATTACAAAAACCACGGTACAGGGAATGCTGACACGGGTTTATCTGACCATGGCCGGTTACCCATTGAGGGATGTGGCCAAATATGCAGATGCCAGAAGCTATGCCGACAAAGTAATGCAATCCGGGGTACATGGCCTGAACCCCGATTTCAAACAGATCTATATCAACCACGTAAAAGAGGCCTTTGATACAAAGGAAAACCTGTGGGAAGTGGAGTTTAAGGGAACCAGCCAGGGCGAGATACAGGAAGGCGGAACAATCGGAAGCTACAACGGCATTACCTGCGGTAATATTGATACGGGATACGGCTATGATTATGTACATGCCACTGCAAAGTTATATGACGCGTATGCTGAAGGGGATCAGCGAAGAGACTGGACGGTGGCGCCCTTCCGGTTTGTAACCACAGGAACAACAGTGGTAAGGACCAACTGGGCCGCAGACCAGATCTATGAAAGAAGCAACGGAAAGTGGAGAAGGGAATATGAATTAGTCCTTCCCCGGAACCAGAACATGACCGGCACCAACTGGCCATTATTACGGTATTCCGATATTTTACTGATGTTTGCAGAGGCCGATAACTATTTAAACAGCGGACCTTCTGCAGCAGCCTACGAAGCGCTCAATATGGTACGGCGAAGGGGATACGGTAAAGATGCACATACACCGGACGTGCAGGCCGATGCCCCTGCGGGCTTGTCGCAACAGGACTTCCAGGAGCTGATCATGAATGAGCGGCTGCGCGAGTTTGCATTTGAGGGGATCCGGAAACACGACCTTATCCGCTGGGGGGTGTACGTATCCGTAATGCAGGCCCAGGCCAGCGAATACCAGGCACGCATGCCGGCCGCCTTAAAAGACCCCGCTATTGCACAGGCACAGCGGATAACAGAGCGGGCCGTGGTATTCCCGATTCCAAATAGTGAAATGGCGGTGAACCCCAATATCAAACAAAACCCAGGATGGTAA
- a CDS encoding SusC/RagA family TonB-linked outer membrane protein encodes MKRSKILPFLFAIGFPLTCLAQTVKNVAGTVTDENGNPLQKATVIVQGKTVSGITDAKGNFHLSNISEKDVLVISMVGYTTQTVPVTGETQYKIRLSPNNQVLDDVVVIAYGEVKRKDLTGSVGSVNMKDMEKAPVVSFEDALGGRVAGVQVGSNDGQPGSMSNITIRGGNSITQSNAPLYVVDGFPLENPDNNTLNPDDIESIEVLKDASSTAIYGARGANGVIIIKTKQGKTGPPVVSYNNWLGMQYPIKQIPVMSPYEFVKYQLELNRATAEKIYLPDGKTLESYRDEPGVNWQDHVLQDAFMQNHSISLRGGTAATKYSLSGSYLDQKGIVINGGYKRYQGRFQIEQRIGKNFRAGINTNYTYAVKNGQIANLTSDNLNSSSAGNASSYLLYSTWGYRPVTGTGVSDDFLDQPFDDEVAGNTDLRVNPVVNSNNMYMYAINKSFFTNAFLEYSFLKYFKFRVNGGMTETDLRFERFNNSKTAAGNPRTVYGASYGINGSIDNQRIRNLLNENLITFNRSFNSKHRLDAVGGFTMQRASTEGDGFVSILLPNEVLGIKGLDQGTVLSKTTSGSYSTLVSFLGRVNYTFNSRYLFTASFRSDGSSKFAPKNRWGYFPSGAFAWNLGNEKFLKSVKQLSSAKLRLSYGVTGNNRVTDFAYLSVLDQEVSANTGNTRSGYYFNGTYLKGTVPITVGNENLKWERTANLDLGLDVGLFDERINLTADYYYKRTSDLLLNASLPTSTGYLTAFKNIGVVVNKGIEFTLNTTNISTKDFTWTSNFNIAFNDNRIKELNRDEPSLITRVTNWNGNFNNSLPYIALPGYPVALFYGYVFDGLYQLSDFNALPNGGYELKPEVPNNGGARSAIKPGFIKYKDINGDGIVDANDQTIIGNPNPKHLGGFSNNFRYRQFDLNVFLQWSYGNDVLNANRIVFEGAEARRDLNMYKTYENRWSPDNQSSLLPVAGGYGPNVYSSRNIEDGSFMRLKTVSLGYNFSPALMKRWKIEAARLHVSAQNLVTWTSYSGLDPEVSVRHSALTPGFDWSPYPRARTITLGLNVTF; translated from the coding sequence ATGAAACGAAGTAAAATCTTGCCATTCCTGTTTGCCATTGGTTTTCCGCTGACTTGTTTGGCGCAGACCGTAAAAAATGTGGCCGGTACTGTTACGGATGAGAACGGAAATCCGCTGCAGAAAGCTACCGTCATCGTACAGGGAAAAACTGTTTCGGGTATAACAGATGCCAAAGGAAATTTTCACCTTTCAAACATCAGCGAGAAGGATGTACTGGTTATTTCGATGGTGGGGTATACCACCCAGACGGTTCCTGTTACAGGAGAGACCCAGTATAAGATCCGGTTATCACCCAACAACCAGGTACTGGATGATGTGGTGGTGATCGCATATGGAGAAGTAAAACGGAAGGATCTTACCGGTTCGGTAGGTTCCGTCAATATGAAGGATATGGAAAAAGCACCGGTGGTATCTTTTGAAGATGCCCTGGGCGGAAGGGTTGCCGGTGTGCAGGTAGGTTCCAATGACGGCCAGCCGGGAAGTATGAGTAATATAACCATCCGCGGAGGAAACTCCATTACGCAGTCAAACGCTCCATTGTATGTGGTAGATGGTTTCCCGCTCGAAAATCCCGACAACAATACGCTGAACCCGGATGATATCGAATCCATTGAAGTACTGAAGGATGCTTCTTCCACCGCGATCTATGGGGCACGGGGAGCGAACGGAGTGATCATCATTAAAACAAAACAGGGGAAAACCGGTCCGCCTGTCGTGTCTTATAACAACTGGCTGGGGATGCAATATCCGATAAAACAGATCCCCGTTATGAGTCCCTACGAATTCGTGAAATACCAGCTGGAGCTGAACCGGGCGACCGCCGAGAAGATCTACCTCCCGGATGGAAAGACCCTGGAATCTTACCGGGATGAACCCGGCGTTAACTGGCAGGATCATGTATTGCAGGACGCCTTTATGCAAAATCACAGTATTTCTTTAAGAGGCGGTACGGCTGCTACCAAATACTCCCTCAGTGGTTCGTACCTCGATCAGAAAGGAATTGTGATCAACGGCGGGTACAAACGCTACCAGGGACGTTTCCAGATCGAACAGCGGATCGGCAAAAACTTCAGGGCGGGGATCAATACAAATTATACCTATGCCGTTAAGAACGGGCAGATCGCCAATTTAACCAGCGACAACCTGAACAGTTCTTCTGCCGGCAACGCATCATCATACCTGCTTTACAGTACCTGGGGTTACCGGCCGGTGACCGGGACCGGGGTGAGCGACGATTTCCTCGATCAGCCCTTTGACGACGAGGTGGCCGGAAATACCGACCTGAGAGTGAACCCGGTGGTCAACTCCAACAATATGTATATGTATGCCATCAATAAATCATTTTTTACAAATGCCTTTCTCGAATACTCCTTCCTGAAGTATTTTAAATTCAGGGTAAATGGCGGTATGACGGAAACAGATCTCCGGTTCGAGCGGTTTAATAATTCAAAAACAGCAGCAGGGAACCCGCGTACCGTATACGGGGCTTCCTACGGGATCAATGGCTCTATCGATAACCAGCGCATCCGCAACCTGCTGAATGAAAACCTCATCACCTTCAACCGTTCGTTCAACAGCAAGCACCGTCTGGATGCGGTGGGCGGCTTCACCATGCAGCGTGCCAGCACAGAGGGGGACGGATTTGTATCCATCCTGCTGCCCAATGAAGTGCTGGGTATAAAAGGCCTGGATCAGGGAACCGTGCTTTCAAAAACAACATCCGGATCTTATTCCACATTGGTGTCTTTTCTGGGCCGCGTTAACTATACATTCAACTCCCGGTACCTGTTCACGGCATCCTTCCGGAGCGACGGATCATCCAAGTTTGCGCCCAAAAACCGGTGGGGTTATTTTCCTTCGGGGGCCTTTGCATGGAACCTGGGGAATGAAAAATTCCTGAAATCGGTTAAACAACTTTCTTCAGCAAAACTCCGCCTTTCCTACGGGGTAACGGGGAATAACCGGGTAACGGATTTCGCCTACCTGAGTGTGCTGGACCAGGAAGTATCTGCCAATACAGGCAATACCAGGAGCGGGTACTATTTTAACGGGACCTACCTTAAAGGAACCGTGCCGATTACCGTAGGGAATGAAAACCTCAAATGGGAACGTACCGCGAACCTGGACCTGGGGCTGGATGTGGGCTTGTTTGATGAGCGGATCAATTTGACCGCGGACTATTACTACAAAAGAACCTCCGATCTTTTATTGAACGCCTCCCTGCCAACCTCCACCGGCTATCTTACCGCCTTTAAAAACATCGGAGTGGTAGTAAATAAAGGGATCGAGTTCACTCTGAATACGACCAATATCAGCACAAAGGATTTCACCTGGACCTCCAACTTTAATATTGCGTTTAATGATAACCGGATAAAAGAACTGAACAGGGATGAGCCCAGTCTGATCACACGGGTCACCAACTGGAATGGCAATTTTAATAATTCGCTGCCCTATATCGCATTGCCCGGTTATCCGGTAGCACTGTTCTATGGATATGTTTTTGACGGACTGTACCAGCTGAGCGATTTCAATGCATTGCCCAATGGCGGATATGAGCTGAAGCCCGAAGTGCCGAATAACGGCGGCGCCCGATCCGCCATCAAGCCGGGGTTTATCAAATATAAGGACATAAACGGAGACGGTATTGTGGATGCCAATGATCAAACCATTATCGGCAATCCCAACCCCAAACATCTGGGTGGATTTTCAAACAATTTCCGTTACCGGCAGTTCGACCTTAATGTGTTTTTGCAATGGTCTTACGGGAATGATGTGCTGAATGCAAACCGTATTGTTTTTGAGGGAGCCGAAGCAAGGCGTGATCTGAACATGTACAAGACCTATGAGAACCGCTGGTCGCCCGATAATCAATCCAGCCTGTTGCCGGTGGCGGGAGGCTACGGGCCTAATGTGTATTCCAGCAGGAATATTGAGGACGGATCCTTCATGCGTTTAAAGACCGTTTCACTGGGCTATAATTTTTCGCCGGCCCTGATGAAAAGGTGGAAAATAGAAGCCGCCCGGCTGCACGTTTCCGCACAGAACCTTGTTACCTGGACCAGCTACTCCGGTCTGGATCCCGAGGTTTCGGTGCGGCATTCTGCGCTTACGCCGGGGTTCGACTGGAGCCCCTACCCCAGGGCGCGTACCATTACACTTGGTCTGAATGTAACTTTTTAA
- a CDS encoding winged helix-turn-helix domain-containing protein: MSAAADAGTKRVKNELHAKLKYEQLSEYIIALIESDHLHIGDQIPSLKQLQLQLRMSKETLLKGLNHLVEKGIIESVYRKGYFVRKKAIDHNFRIFLLLDKMNIMREQLYRSLFDHLKERADIDIYFHHHNYQVFEKLIRENLGKYTHYVIATFLKEDVAPMLNLIPDKKRIIIDLHEQGLTGNYSSIYQDFGYDIYHSLLELKNELSRYKRLILVAHPEAIHARLVIDGFLRYCTETKFPYLIQSEIDEKNFQKGNAYVTFSRYNTDDVALIKLARKKKLALGKDVGLISYNDTDVKEILEGGITVISTDFEAMGRSVAEAILGDQTVLKRNPTKLIKRKSL, translated from the coding sequence ATGAGTGCAGCCGCGGATGCAGGAACAAAACGGGTCAAGAACGAACTACATGCCAAACTGAAATACGAGCAATTATCAGAATACATTATCGCACTTATTGAAAGTGATCACCTGCATATCGGGGATCAGATCCCCTCGTTAAAACAATTGCAGTTGCAACTCCGGATGAGTAAGGAAACCCTCCTGAAGGGATTGAATCACCTGGTTGAAAAAGGCATTATTGAATCGGTATACCGCAAAGGCTATTTTGTAAGAAAAAAAGCGATTGATCATAATTTCCGGATATTTCTGCTGCTGGATAAAATGAATATTATGCGGGAGCAGCTTTACCGGAGTTTGTTTGATCATTTAAAAGAGCGTGCAGATATTGACATTTATTTTCATCACCACAACTACCAGGTATTTGAAAAACTGATCCGGGAAAACCTGGGAAAATATACACATTATGTCATTGCTACTTTTCTTAAAGAGGATGTTGCCCCCATGCTGAACCTGATTCCGGATAAAAAAAGAATCATCATTGATCTTCATGAACAGGGATTAACCGGCAACTACAGCAGTATTTACCAGGACTTCGGATACGATATCTATCACAGTCTTCTTGAACTGAAAAATGAATTATCGAGATACAAACGGCTCATTCTTGTAGCACATCCTGAAGCCATTCATGCACGCCTGGTGATTGACGGGTTTTTACGCTATTGTACCGAGACCAAATTTCCATACCTGATCCAATCAGAGATCGACGAAAAAAATTTCCAGAAAGGCAATGCTTATGTAACCTTCAGCCGCTATAATACAGATGATGTGGCATTGATAAAGCTGGCCCGTAAAAAGAAGCTGGCCCTTGGTAAAGATGTAGGACTGATCTCTTACAATGATACTGATGTAAAAGAAATACTGGAGGGAGGCATCACCGTAATATCCACAGATTTTGAAGCCATGGGCCGGTCCGTTGCGGAAGCGATCCTTGGTGATCAAACAGTATTGAAACGCAATCCCACAAAACTGATCAAAAGAAAATCACTTTAA